The following are encoded together in the Bacteroidota bacterium genome:
- a CDS encoding VIT1/CCC1 transporter family protein, translating to MTKPDAHILSFVLKSQKNEITEYYVYSRLSRRIKNRENAEILQKIAEEEKSHYHFFKQISGRSLQPNFVKVAWFYWITRLFGLTFGLKLMERGEGQAQDDYSRYRDKIPGMENIIEDETDHENQLIRLIHEEKLDYVDSIVLGLNDALVELTGTLAGLSFALQNTRLIALAGLITGVAAALSMASSEYLSKKDEPGGNNPIRSALYTGLAYIFTVIILILPYLLLEHYLLSLGLTVTGAILIIAAFNYYISVAKGLSFRKRFLEMAAISLGVALLSFGIGYLIKIFLGVEL from the coding sequence ATGACAAAGCCAGATGCCCATATTCTGTCGTTTGTATTAAAGTCACAGAAAAACGAGATTACCGAGTATTACGTTTACTCGCGGCTTTCCCGGAGGATAAAGAACAGGGAGAATGCTGAAATTCTGCAGAAAATTGCTGAAGAAGAAAAATCCCATTACCATTTCTTCAAGCAAATCAGTGGTAGGAGTTTGCAACCAAATTTCGTTAAAGTCGCATGGTTTTACTGGATCACCCGATTGTTTGGACTTACCTTTGGGTTAAAGCTGATGGAGAGAGGAGAAGGGCAAGCCCAGGATGATTATAGCCGATATCGCGACAAGATACCCGGGATGGAAAACATCATTGAAGATGAGACAGATCATGAAAATCAGTTGATACGATTGATCCATGAAGAAAAACTTGATTATGTAGATTCTATCGTTCTGGGACTGAATGACGCCCTGGTTGAATTAACAGGAACTCTTGCCGGATTGTCCTTTGCTCTTCAAAACACACGTCTTATTGCATTAGCAGGACTAATTACGGGTGTTGCGGCTGCTCTTTCCATGGCATCTTCGGAATACCTCTCGAAAAAAGATGAGCCGGGCGGAAACAATCCTATACGGTCGGCACTATACACTGGCCTGGCTTACATCTTCACGGTGATTATCCTGATCCTGCCTTATTTATTGCTTGAGCATTACCTGCTTTCTCTGGGATTGACAGTTACAGGAGCAATACTTATAATTGCGGCATTCAATTATTATATATCTGTTGCAAAAGGATTATCTTTCAGAAAGCGATTTCTGGAAATGGCAGCCATCAGTCTGGGAGTGGCTCTTCTGAGTTTTGGTATCGGTTATCTGATAAAAATCTTCCTTGGAGTGGAACTATAA
- the rpsF gene encoding 30S ribosomal protein S6: MSNQYETVFIVTPVLSEDQMREAVDKFRNFLKDNKAEIVHEEIWGLKKLAYPIQKKSTGFYHLFEFQAESELIDKLEVTFRRDERILRFLTVKLDKHAVAYNEKKRQKAKEKKEAEA, translated from the coding sequence ATGTCAAATCAGTATGAAACCGTTTTCATTGTAACTCCCGTCTTGTCTGAAGATCAGATGAGGGAAGCGGTTGATAAGTTCAGAAATTTTCTGAAGGATAACAAGGCTGAGATCGTCCATGAAGAAATATGGGGACTGAAGAAGCTGGCGTATCCTATCCAAAAGAAATCGACAGGATTTTACCATCTTTTTGAATTTCAAGCAGAAAGTGAACTCATCGACAAGCTGGAAGTTACTTTCAGGCGTGATGAGCGTATCCTTCGTTTTCTCACGGTTAAACTGGATAAGCACGCCGTTGCCTACAACGAGAAAAAACGCCAGAAGGCGAAAGAAAAGAAAGAAGCAGAAGCTTAA